The following nucleotide sequence is from Oncorhynchus kisutch isolate 150728-3 linkage group LG29, Okis_V2, whole genome shotgun sequence.
tgtgtgtatgcatatatatatgtgtgtatgcatatatataggtgtatatatatatatatatgtgtgtatatatatttatgtgtgtatatatatgtgtgtatatatatatgtgtatatatatatgtatatatatatgtgtatatatatatgtatgtgtatatatatatatgtatgtgtatatatatgtatgtatatatatatatatatatatatatatacacacatatatatacagtgggcaaaaatgtatttagtcagccaccaattgtgcaagttctaccacttcaaaagatgagagaggcctgtaattttcatcataggtacacttcaactatgacagacaaaatgagagaaaaaaaaatccagaaaatcacattgtaggattttttatgaatttatttgcaaattatggtggaaaataagtatttggtcaataacaacagtttatctcaatactttgttatataccctttgttggcaatgacagaggtcaaacgttttctgtaagtcttcaaaaggttttcacacactgttgcctggtattttggcccattcctccatgcagtgCTGTTgctgggctgttgctgggcaacacagactttcaactccctccaaagattttctatggggtcgagatctggagactggctaggccactccaggaccttgaaatgcttctgaCACCAGTTTGGGTACacagtcattgaacactggtcactttaataatgtttacattctgttttacccactttatatgtatttactgtattctagtcatgactcatcttatataactactgctatacacaccttttctattcatatactgtccatactgtctttaCCCAccattatatgtatatatatttatactcagGTCTCTGACAATGCTCGCTCTGATATTAAttaatttctttatttttctgtgttatgtgtatatttatttaattgaattttttgctaggtattactgcactgctggagctagaaacataagcatttcgctgcacctgcgataacatctgaaaATCTTTGTAcgcgacaaataaactttgatgtgAATCTTAGATGGGAGCCTCTTGGGTGATTCGACTCAGCCATAGAGATAGATGGAGGACTCTACTGCCCAAAAACTTGTTtaagcatgggcagcgccattgaggactTGCGCCATTTTGAAGTTGCCAACTGAGTGGGACTTGCTATGGGTTATGGAAGGACAACATAATTCCATCAaggtcaccaggagggatcagccaatagATTATATTGGAAACATTCCATGACTTgactagttgaatcaggtgtgcttgtctgtGGCAGATGTGCTTGTAACAGATGTGGTTGCAGCTATAAATAATTTCTAAAGATATAATGTGACTCAAGCCTTTTGAATAAGCTACTCAATGAAAATGGAATGTCTCTAAAGACTAAAAAGGTAATGGTCATCATTATTACCCACACAAATAGTCAACCCTTTGAAAAACATGCATGCTTGGAATCTTCTAAATACAATGCAGGAATAAGTAAGGTAAGGAAATCATGAATTAGGTCTGTTTCTTATTTTCTCTAAAATATCTAGAGTATTTTGACATGTGGCATTGGATTATTTAATGTAGTGAAACAAATTGTATAATTTGGCATGGACTATGACAGGACGAAATagctttatatattttattttacctttatatatattgattatttattttttgggttGAAATAGCAGAATTTCACAAGTTGAAAATGATGCTGTGTACCTGTACAAAAAAAAAGGCCGATCCTTTCCAAACTGATTGCGTGCTGTGCACATACAAACAGCTAGGAGGCAGTAAAAAGCTAGATCCACTTCCGGGGGGGACAAAGCTTGAACTTTCAACCCGGTTGCGATAGTTCTTTCCTTTTCTGTTTCGGCTTtactagagacacacacaggtaaatTATCGCAGATTTGTTATCCAAATGAATCCTCAATCCCTTAAAGTGTATATTACCCCTTGTCCATGTATTCGATAAAATAAGCGTTTATAGCTAAGGAAAATGTGCACTTTGTTCGAAAATAGGACTAGAATTTTAGGGATTAGACTACTTTATTGTAGGCTGGAAAAAGCGATTTTCATCATCGCGAGGCCTGAAAATGTAGTTTGCTGAAGCACATTGAGTGGGGTTCATGTGTAACTAGTTATATTAACCATATTATGCCGAATGTCTTCACTCGTGTGCATGTTTGCTGCTGGGAAGTGTTATCTATGTCTTTAATTGTACCGGAGTGTAGCTTGCTCATGGTGCGCTAACGGTTAGACATTGTAGCTAGCTTGCTGTCGCGTTGATTGGACCGTGCTAACCAGGTAAACTATGGGCTACTGTAGTTTTTAGTCTTTACATTGTTGTGACAAAGCACACAGTCGTTTTATACATTCTGGTGTCTGGTAGTTAACAAAAAGTTAGTTGATGTTAAGGCCACTCCACTGGCTTGTGTTGCCATGTGACACTTGTATACACTGGTGTAAAGTTcctaagtaaaaaatactttaaagtactacgtaagtcgttttgggggggtatctgtacaattttttatatttttcctactttaacttcactacattcctaaagaaaataatgtacgttttactccatacattttccctgacacccaaaagtacttcaCATTCGTTACATGTTGACAGGagaatggtccaattcacacacttatcaagagaacatccctggtcatccttacctaccctactgcctctgatctgacggactcactaaaaacacaaatgcttcatttgagtgtgcccctggctatccatcaataaaaacaacaacatggtCTGGTTTGCTTACTATAAGGAATGTTAAAAGGTTTTTACTTTTGGTACATttcagcaattccatttacttttttataccaaatacttttactctaGTATTTTACAGGTTTGACTACCGTGAGTTGTTTTCTATTAAGTTACctttacttttactaaagtatgacatttgagtacttttcccaccactgcttgtatataacgttagctagtaaTTAATGGTCAGTTGCAATAATGGTTGACATTTTGTTAAATATTCTCATTGTGCACATAACTAGTGAGTGACACTTTTTAAATACAGCAATTCAAACGCATCTTGTGGTGAAGTTGTCTCAATGTATCCATACCCTACCAGGAGTCAGGATCTAGTCAGTTTGATAGATATAGAAACGTTACTTCCTGCCTCGCCCCAATCTGGTCACTTGCTAATGCCAGGATTGGTAACTGACGCTTAAACTAAATGCTGACCAACGTGCATTCCTTTGCAGCTATGGCACCTCGCAAGGGTAAGGAAAAGAAGGAAGAACAGGTCATTGCCCTGGGACCTCAGGTTGCCGAAGGCGAGAATGTCTTTGGAGTCTGCCACATCTTTGCATCCTTCAATGACACCTTTGTTCATGTCACTGACCTCTCCGGCAAGTAAGTACTGAAGGCATTGGAACCATGAATGCTCGGCTTTGGAAAATATTCAAGTGACCTGATAGATTATCAATCGATGTCATCACATTGTCTGTGCAGTGTTCAGTGTTGATTTCAAATTCTTTGCCCTAAACGTGTCCCGGCACCCTCCAGGGAAACTATCTGCCGTGTGACTGGTGGTATGAAGGTAAAGGCCGACAGAGACGAATCCTCCCCCTACGCTGCCATGTTGGCCGCCCAGGATGTGGCACAGAGGTGCAAGGAGCTGGGAATCACTGCCCTGCATATTAAGCTGAGGGCCACTGGTGGTAACAGGTAATGAATCCCTCCCTCTGTTCACTGAAGCGCAACCTTTTGTTGCTCTGTCAGACCTTGTCTTTTGTACATCCATGGGGTTGCACAGTGCTTGATGTAGTTAAATAGTTTTGGTAGGCCACATAGTTTCCTTTTGACTACTACTCCACTGCAAATAGAACAATCCATTTAGGGGTGCAGTCTATATTTTGCTTAGTCTTCTGAGTTGTGGAACTGGATCTCTCTAGTAGACTACACATTAGATTTCTCTTTTGTGGAACTGTGAACATTTGCCTTTCAGAACCAAGACCCCTGGACCAGGAGCACAATCTGCTCTCCGTGCCCTTGCTCGTTCTGGCATGAAAATCGGACGCATTGGTAAGCAACTCTTCAACTCTTCTCTTGGCCTGTTTTCTTGGGAGTTTCCTAAACAAGGAGGCTGTGTAATTTACATGACAGTTTACACTATACTCTCGTATGCTGTTGTCACAACCATGGCATTTTTACacttcagtcatttagcagacgcactTATTCAGAGTGACATATCGTTAGCGAGTCGCTCTGTTCCAATGCCCTAAAGACAATGTTAATTACAAATGTAAATGGGGATGTCAATGAATCTGGCATTCAATGTACAATTCTGTTAATGCATGTGAAGACCATCCAATGCTCGCTCTTCTTGCAGAGGATGTCACCCCTATTCCATCAGACAGCACCCGAAGAAAGGGAGGTCGTCGTGGGCGTCGTCTGTAAATGTGCTTTGAGTTTTTCACTCAATAAAAGGTTAATTCCAAACAACTGTTTTGTCTGGTTCTTCAGTGTGTTTTCTATTTGTTCCAAGTCTTTCTAGGAAAattcatatatacatacatacagtaccagtcaaacgtttggacacccctactcattcaaggggttttcttacttttttctacattgtagaataatagtgaagacattaaaactatgaaataacacgtatggaatcatgtaatagcCAAAAGTGTTTTTATATTTCCGGTTTTTAGCCAcactgccttgatgacagctttgcacactgtattctctcaaccagcttcaccttgaatgcttttccaacagtcttgaaggagatcccacatatgctgggtactagtttgctgcttttccttcactctgcggtccaactcatcccaaaccatcttaatttgGTCGAGGTTGgctgattgtggagaccaggctATCTGATGCAGTACTCAATCACTTTCCTTGATctaagcccttacacagcctgaaggcaTGTTGggtgattgtcctgttgaaaaacaaatgatagtctgtTCCAACCGCCGCGTCTTTGTGAGATgtaaagtaggtgaacggatgatctccgtatatgtggttcccactgtaAAACATGGAGGTGATTTATGTAGaataaggcacacttaaccagcatggctaccacagcattctgcagcaatacaccatcccatctggtttgcgcttagtgggactattattattttatttaactgggcaagtccgTTAAGACATCTCattgtaaagcatttattttggctgcaatttctgaggccagtaactaatgaacttatcatctgcagcaaaggtaagtgGGTCTTTTCTTGTGGCCGTCctcatgagccagtttcatcaaagcacttgatagtttttgtgactgcacttcaCTTTCATAGTTctacattttctggattgacagaccttcatgtcttaaagtaatgatggactggcgtttctctttgcttttttgagctgttctttgaCATACGGACTTGGTCaattaccaaatagggctatcttctgtatgctGACCTTGTGACATGACTCCATGTGTgatttttttcatagttttgtcaTTCCCAGGATGCGGGCATGCATAATCACAAATCAACATGTAACAGTTGTTAAAGTACTAtgtgaatttcaccaggttcatatatcaatatgttgtgttgatttgatttgttatgcATGCCTGCATCCTGGGAGAAGGGGAGTGTGTACTTACGTTTTGCCCGGCGTGCAAAAGTTTGATTCTTTTAAGTACAAAGTCATACACACAGTGTTTTGTTCATGAATAATTATGTATATTTAGAGGTTACTCATAAGTGGATGGTATTGATAAGATGCACTTGTAATTGTACTTTTTAGGATGATATCAATattctgaattcaacatgtggttaatagctagctaaggtattagcaggctattgtatgtgtgaacgatggctagctcctcgaatgatcccagtccctcctattgtgcatctgttgtagaaagaggcgacgattctcagaacatatgtgctctacaaatgttttatttccttttggatgcaggATGCAGAGAGTCAGTTATGCTTGATTAAAACTACCTGATCTCCAAAGTCCACGTTTATAGTCTCAATCAACCACACACAACGCAGAGTTACAGCGGTGCAGTATAGCACCGGCTACACTATATTAATAtatgaacctggtgaaattcacaAAGTATTTTAACAACTGTTAAATTCACCCCTCCTTAATTTCACCAAATGTGGAAACTACCAAGCTCAAGGCATAATTCTGAATTCAGCTCAAAGTTACCCATAGGGTTCAAGGAAAGTGAAGGTTGGTCAGGCCTTCAACTGCCCCTAGATGCACAGTGCCTCTTACACTATATGTACCTTAGCAGTAAAGGAAAAAAACAGTAATTGTGTACTATGTTAAACATGCACCTTCTGGGGGATTGACTCAATTAGTCTCTTGACTGGTTTAACTACCCTCCATGGCCTTGTGCGACCTGCCACTGGGCTGATTTTATCAGGTGCATTACAGTGGACTGGGCTAGGGGCCATGGTGACTAATAGTGGTTCTGGCCTTAGATCAGTGATCAGAAGAAGATTTGAAGGAATCAGCTCCAGGATCTCAGGGGTGCTTCCCAAATCATTTTCCTCAGGGAGGTTTTGTCTTTCCATCCAATGTCCAGAGCTCGGAGTAATTGCTTGAATCCTCCGCCATCCAAGATGCACTTTCCTCCCCAGAGTCTTCCATGTCTTCCCTGTCCAGTCCATCACCGGAGTGCATGGCCTCTCCTGCATCTACATTGATGGAAGATCCCGCAGCATCACTGTCATTGAAGTGCTCTGAATCGTCGATTTCAAAAGGCAGGAAGTTCACCTGCAGCAGTAGTTTTCTATGAACCACCACCTCTCTGCCGTCGTGGTCTTGGATTCTGTACATGTGAGTTTGTGGATTGACTGAAGTCACTGAAAATCTCAGGATTCCACTTGTCAGCCAACTTGCGGCTTCCCCGTTCACCCTTGTTGGCGATGAGGACACGATCCCACATGGACAAACTGATGCCTCTAAACTGCTTGACGTACTCCCAACCATGTTGTCTCTGGTGCTTGTCAGTGTGCCTTTGGGCAACACTCATAGCTTCCTTCAGCCCAGTGATCAGAGTctggacatacagtgccttgcgaaagtattcggcccccggcactacaaagtattaacttaagggggctgaataattttgcacgcccaatttttcagtttttgatttgttaaaaaagtttgaaatatccaataaatgtcattctaCTTCCTGATTTTGTCCTACTTgttattgattcttcacaaaaaaatacagttttatatctttatgtttgaagcctgaaatgtggcaaaaggtcgcaaagttcaagggggccgaatactttcgcaaggcactgtacttgttGCAATCCACAACACTGGAGTCATCAAAGACATTGTGGAACATCACATTCACTGGTAGCCGAGGGACCCTACCAAACATGAGAAAGAATGGAGCATATTCCGTAGTCTCATGAACAGTGAACAGCATTTTAGGCAAATGTCAATGACTGGATTTGTTCAGGCCAATGTTCTTTTGTTTTCAGGAGTAGACTCCTTAGCATGTTGCCTAAAGTCCTGTTGAAGCGTTCAGTCTCTCCATTCCTCATTGGGTGATATGCAGTGGTTCTTGACTTTTGAACACCGGAGAGCTTAAGCAGTTCTGCTATTAGCTCGCTCTTGAAATTCACACCCTGATCAGTATGGATCCTTGTAGCACATTTTTGTAGACACAAAAGACATGATCCCACAGCTTACAAGCCACTTGCTTGGCTGTCTGGTTTCTGCATGGCCATGCATGGGCAACTTTAGTGAAGTGGTCAGTCACCACCAGAACGTGAGTTCTTCTTACTGTCTTCCGTGGTCCAAAAATCCAAACACACCAACTCCATGGGAGAGCAGGTTTTGATGCTCCGTTGGCTCTGGAGTCTTTGCTAGAACGCATCTCTGGCAGCAGTGTACATACTCCTTGATGTCTCTCTCCATTGCAGGCCAGAAAAACCTCTGTCTGGTCAGGGCTAGAGTTTTAGCTTGGCCTTGATGTCCTGCAAGGATGTGAATGAGGGTCATTGCTTTGAGTCTCAACACCTCTAGTTAGACATACTGGAACTTTCTCCGGTTTGTGTGACTCTCCTTAATGACACTATACAGAACTCTCTCTTAGGATCAAGTGGTCCCACTGCTTCATCAGCAACAACACTTTAGAAGAAACAGCATATCGGTCCCATCTGGTGAGCCATTTCTTATTGAAGATGAAAGGAATGGCCTTGGAAATCACAGAGTCTTGCAGCTGGAGACCCCAAAGTTCCTCATACGAGATTTCAGGCAAAGTGGCAATACCAGGAGAAAGCAGCTGCTGGATATTGGAACCAAGCTGGATTGCTTGCATCTCTGTTGAACATTTCCAGTCGATATGGAGCTGACatatggctttcacttcagcagtggtCAAGGAAGGAACAACTCC
It contains:
- the LOC109874179 gene encoding 40S ribosomal protein S14, whose protein sequence is MAPRKGKEKKEEQVIALGPQVAEGENVFGVCHIFASFNDTFVHVTDLSGKETICRVTGGMKVKADRDESSPYAAMLAAQDVAQRCKELGITALHIKLRATGGNRTKTPGPGAQSALRALARSGMKIGRIEDVTPIPSDSTRRKGGRRGRRL